The Eleutherodactylus coqui strain aEleCoq1 chromosome 10, aEleCoq1.hap1, whole genome shotgun sequence genome contains the following window.
CCTTCCGACAGTCAAGGAGCAACGCCTCTACATTATGCCGCCCAAGGCAATTGCCCCGATACGGTACGGGTTTTGCTCACCCACCTTTCCGTGAGAGATGAAGCAGATTTAGAGGGTCGGACTGCCTTTATGTGGGCAGCCGGGAAAGGAAGTGACGAGGTCTTAAAAGTTATGTTGGAACTTGACCGAGAACTTGAGATCAACAGGACGGATAAATACGGTGGCACTGCCCTTCATGCTGCTTCCTTATCTGGGCAGATTAGTACCGTACGCGTTCTCTTAGAAAACAGAGCCCAAGTTGATGCCGCTGATGTCATGAAGCATACGCCGCTCTTCAGAGCATGCGAAATGGGACACAGGGAGGTCATCTCTACTTTAATCAAAGGCGGTGCGAAAGTTCATCTTGTGGACAAGGATGGGCGCTCGCCACTACATTGGGCAGCGTTAGGAGGGAATGCCAATGTATGCCAGATACTTATAGAAAATAATATTAACCCAAATGCCCAGGACTATGAAGGCCGGACTCCACTGCAGTGTGCAGCCTACGGAGGCTATATTGGCTGCATGGAAGTGTTAATGGAAAGTAAGGCAGATCCCAACATCCAGGATAAGAACGGCCGCACGGCTCTGCACTGGTCATGCAACAACGGCTACCTGGATGCAGTAAAACTACTTCTACACTATAATGCTTTCCACAACCAAATGCAAAGCACGGAAGAAAGATACACCCCTCTGGATTACGCATTGCTCGGCGGGCATCAGGAGGTAATACAGTTCATGCTTGAGCATGGCGCCCTCTCTATTGCTGCGATACAAGATATTGCTGCCTCCAAAATTCAAGCGGTTTACAAAGGACACAAAGTGCGGAGGGCCTTTCGGGAGAGGAAAAATCTGCTAATGAAACACGAGCAACTGCGAAAAGATGCCGCTGCCAAAAAAAGAGAAGGAGAAAATAAGAGGAAGGTAAGAACTGGTCAACAAGCTAAAGAAgggcagaaagaagaaaaacaagtTAAAACACCCAAGGTCGTAAGGAACCAGGACGAAGGGCAAAGTGCTAATGAGGAGCAACATAAGGAAAGCAAAGGGGCAAGACTGAAAGAGGCTACCAATAAGACAAAACTTAAGGAACACCACAGCCAAGTTTACCAAGTAGTCCAGGATGGTAAAATATCTCCAAGGCACAGAGAGATTTGTGTGGTGCCCAGCAGAACGAGTTCCAGAAAAGCTTGTAACTCTCAAAGTCCTTCATCGCCAACTCTACATTCCGAGGAGCAGTATCATGAGGATGATCCAGTGAACAAGCGAGATGACAGTCAGAAATGTGGTAGACATAAAGAAAAAGGCAGCAATGTCACCACACTGGAAAAAGTGCAGCCTGGCCACAAAGAAGGTCGTAGGAAATCACATAAGGAGATCAGAGAAGGGTCTGGTTCTTCCCTACGGCTAGAGAATAGTGATAAAGATGGCAGAAAGAGACTTCTTGTACAGGAAAAACAAGCTTCTGAAAACACCAATAAGAAGGACGTCActcaaaagcaaataaaaagcaCCAGTATGCAGAAGAATAAAAGTGAAGATATGGACATAGTTACCCAAAAACTAGGAGCTTATAATATTGCAGAACCAAGGTCAACTAGAAGAAAAAGGGAACCGGAAGATCTAATAGCCCCGATGGAAAATACAGATAAATGTATCCATTCCAAAGAACTATCAGAGAAGCAAAAACATCAAGAAAGAAGTTTGTCTGCCCGAACTGGACGGAGAAGTGCGAGTGGAAAACTGTCCAAGTGCGAAGACAAAAAGTTTTTGGGAAAGGTACATCGTAGTGCTTCCGGTTCACACTTGAGAGGGATTAAACATGGAGAAATAGAAAGGAAAATTGTAACCTGCTCTCCAGCGAGCGATATTAACTTCAGGAGATCATTGACAATCCCGATTCCCAGAGACTCTTCAAGACTCAGTCAAAGCACTACTGACTGGCAGCAGCTTGACATTGAGCTGATTCCATTAGAAGCAAGGCTGCAATTAGTAGAGCGGGAGAAGGCGAGGAAGCAACTCTTTcagcgcaaaaaacaagctgctATGGTTATTCAGAGGGCCTGGCGCAAGTACAGAAGCAAGAAGAAGAGCAAGAATGTAAAGTCGTCCCATCCAGCCCATGTCCATCTAGTATGAATAGTGTTCTTCAGAAAACTAGAAGGCAATGACTGTTTTTGTTCCTTGCACTTGAAAACTTGACTGCTTTTCTTTATGGaggataactattagagatgagcgagcgtactcggaaaagcactactcgctcgagtaattggctttatccgagtatcgctgtgctcgtccctgaagattcgggtgccggcacggagcggggagctgcaggggagagcggggaggaacggaggtaagatctttctctccctctctcccgcccgctctcccctgctccccgctgcgactcacctgtcagccgcagcggcacccgaatcttcagacccgagcacagcgatactcggataaagcacattactcgagcgagtagtgcttttccgagtacgctcgatcatctctaataactatatattgaGTATTTCATGAACCTCTCACCCCCAATTGGAATATTACATGCAGGGGCATTATCACACGGCAAAGCACATCACCCAAGAAAGTGTTTTACAGAATTATAAAAGGTGTAGGGTCCACGTGTTATCCAATATTACAAACTTCAACCCTGCAGCTCACTGGATTGGCATGCAGATACCAATAGAAAACACCTCTGCTGCAGTCTTGGACTGGCTAAGTATTGCCCACTTATTAAGAATCTGGTAGaagtaaaaatgtttttatgcCAACAgcgaaggggattctttactgtaagagcagtgaagactatggaactctctgcctgaggatgtcgtgatggcgaactcactaaaggAAATCAATAACGGCTTGGATGCATTTCTTTATTGCAACAGTATTACGAGTTCTATTTACTGGATTACGTCAGAAGGGTcgatgatccggggattattgtgattgccagatttggaatcgggaaggaatttttttcccccctaaaatgAGAAAAGTTTACTCctacctcattagggttttttgccttcttctggattaacattgcaggataataggctacaAAATTGGTGGATGCAcggctttttttttaacttagcaaattgtgttacttaaaggggttttccagtcctGTAATAATGATAACCTATCCTTGgggtagatcatcaatatcagatcagtgagggtactgcagctctctcccattGAAGAGATATTGATAGCTTATCGGGAGGTTAGATCATCAGTATTACAGGACTCGAAAAcccctctaagggctcatgtccacgggcaaaatgtgatttaaaatccgcagcggatctcccgcgcgcggatccgcaccccatagggatgcattgaccacccgcgggtagataaatacccgcggatcgtcaataaaaggcattttaaaaaaaatggagcatgaaaaaatctggaccatgctccattttcatgcgggtctcccgcggggacggctcccgcgggcttctattgaagcctatggaagccgtccggatccgtgggagacctaaaataggaattaaaagcatttactcacccgcagcggaccgcgaagctctgctcttcctcacggccgcatctcccttgcttcggctcggcggatgtgcccggcgcatgcgcgcggcacgtcgacgacgtgccgccggcgtcaggaattcatccgccagccgaaaatgaagatccggccgtgaggaacagctgaccttcgccgcccgctacggaaaggtaaatgcttttaaatttctattttcagcgctcatgtccgcggggcaggagggacccgctgcagattctccatgtagaatctgcagcggatctgattttccccgtggacatgaggcctaagggtatgtcCAAACagtgcagaatttgctgcggattGTCTgaagtggacattctgcagcaaaagCTGCACCATTTGATGTGAATGTTGttgcagatctacagcagatttcagcCCTTCAATATATATTCAATTGAagaagtgaaatctgctgcagattttgacaacttttgctgcagacattccacaggAATTACGGcacaatatatatattagagTTTGGTATGTCACATGCTCCCTATTGTATTCCAGATCTGCTGAGGCTCAGAGCTCATTCAACGCTGGCCATAAAGGGCTCGTTGTGATCTATATAAGCTGCCTTATTCAGGTATAGCGGATTACAATGCGTTACAAGTCTACACCACTCTTCCCCAGGCACTAAACCATATGGTACACCTATTTGAGGAAGGGTCTGGTGTAGATCTGAAACGTAACCCCGTATACGGACTTAGGGCTCAtgaacacgggcggatttttgctgcagaatccgcggaGGGCGTCTTGCCCGtgggttccgcagcaatgtccgtccatagggtgcaatgcaaaagtgattgttccacgtacacgagcggaaatcaactgcgatttccgctcgcggaggaaaaattgcagcctgcTCGATGTTGGAGCCTTttccgcacagacggctcccattgacctcaatggaaggcGTCCGATCCGCAGCACATCTGcactacagaagaaagaagacacaggTACGCAGGACCCccgtccatgggcggatttcgtgcatgcccatgtgcattcagccaTAAATCTACTTGTTTATATTGTGATGAACCCTTCCCTGGTCAACGCCGAACGAGCTCTGAAACTCCGCAGTGTTTCATCTGGTCACTTCACTTACGCTGTACGTGCAAATCTGGCAGCAGCGCAGGGCCGTATTTAACAAACACATAGTGATGTGTAAAAATACAACCCTGCATAATGAGCACATTATTGCGGAACTTATTTACATAACACCTAAGGAAGGTACACATGAAGCGCTTCTTTCAACCTTTTGTATACAAAACTGGAAAACCTCCTAAAGCGGTAACCTGGGTGAATAAAACTCATCTCCGTTAGTCCCAAGAACAGGACTAGTGCAACCAGCTAGTCGGAGAACTCTaggactgaggcctcatgtccacggggaaaagatgatttaaaatccgcagtgtttttcccacacgcggatccgcgccccatagggatgcattggacacccacaggtagttaaatacctgcggatgttattttccccttgaggcgcggattgcgtgtgcggggaaaaaacgcgacatgctccattttagtgcgggtctcccgcaggcttctattgaagcctatggaagccatccggatccgcagaacacccgtaccagaattaaaacttacctgtccggacactgtatcttccctccgtcgcagccggatcttccaTCTTCCGCCCGACGGATatgcgcggcacgctgctggcgtgccgagcacatccgccgggccggagaaagaagatccttacgcgatggagggaagatccgcagcgtccggacaggtgagtttattcttatttttagcctcatgtccccgggaaaggagggacccgcggcgggattctgcatggaaaatccgcggcggccctgattttccccgtggacatgaggccttagggtggcgtTACATGGGATAACTATTGTCTGAATAGTCGCTGATAAAGCGAATGTAAGCAACATTTCTTCTGCGCAAAAATGGCCACGACAGTGAATTCATTCAGTAGTCGCTATCGCtaattttcagctcacctaaaaaaaaaaatactagatGGTTGAAtatcgtctggtgtaaacaggccgTCGCTTGTCTTTTACTCGCTCTGCACTTCAGCGACCAAAATTGAAAAACTATTACTGTATAAAGGCATACAAACTTTGTccggctcgttcacatcagggCTGGGGATTTCTGTCTTCCATCTCCGTTTgggactattatggggtccattCGATTTCCGGCTAGCAGTCAAGCTTTTCGCCAAAAATTACAGGATGAAATTTGTCCTGTTTTCTAGCAGAAATCAGTAACAGAGGTTGCAAACAGAACGTCCGCCGCCGCTGTGACGAACCCGCATTCATACGCTAACAACTCACTACAGCAACTATTTAAAACAGACTATTCAGATAGTTGGTGCCCGGTGTAAACCCACCCTTAAGGTCCCTTTTACTCAGGACAACGGTCAGGAGCCTGACAGCCATCCCATTGACCACCACCTAACatagcaaatgtgaaggaaaccattgacaatcattggtttcataattctgtgttttcactcactctcgcattgcatgaAAGTCCTGCCAtcttatcgccagtgtgaaggagccctaaggtggCAGCTTTGTTGCTCAGATTTCAGTGACTGTCCTATTTGTGTGAATGAAACTTGAGGCCCTTTTATACACAAAGACAATCGCTCTAACTGCccaaagattgaaagttttagcgatggTTTTGCATACACATAAATAATCACTGTATTAGCTAATGAATCATCAGTGTTTTCCTccacgagttgtttgctcagctgggcgtgtgtttaggcGATTGTTATTGCGTAAACACTTCACCCAGCTGAGCAAATATCTGGatggcacattccattgttctcctcctgatGGCTGAGTAGACATTGCACTAACAATGTCTAACACTGCAAAACAAAGCCATGGCTGGCTGCTGGAAACACTGAATGaactgcattcaaactgaaagaattTCCAGCGATCAAACATtggattttatgccagcctaaaaGCCTTGGATTCTGATaattgaatgaatagtgcacaactgcccgcgtttacatgtaacgattattgcttataTTTGTCCGGTTTAacgaatcttgagcgataatcgttgcgtgtaaaggggccttaagagAAATCCATGTGCTGACTTCCAAAACCCGTGCCTTTAAGATGCAACAGGTTTTCCTTCACAGAACTTTGTGCAACAAATCTGTCATATGTGAAGTTAAAGAACCTTTACACGTGGCCACCGACAGGGAACGGAGCAGGAAGTCGGTCATTTgtcagagtcgcttggtttttagcagaactaaaaaccaagtgccGACTGTTGTGCTGTGTGAACAGGAGACGCTCAATCCTGGACTGTCCAATCACTTGAACAACTATTGCTCCTCTGTAAAGCGGGAGCGATAGTCGGCACTTATGAGCTCTACAGTTGTCCAGTGCGAGGGTATCCTACacataggataggccatcaatatcaaagtcctagaaaaaccccttaaaaaatattaattaataaaaaaaaaaaatttcaacaaATCATCATCCAGCAAACAGACAAGTATTGCTTCTTATTTGCCTAAGCTTCTATAATCTTGCCATTGCTTGAAACATCAGCTTGTGTCAGGACTGAAGCCAATGCCTCACTTGTATgctttatacattatatatacacacgtgtCGTCATgcaatgtttttatatatatttattaagtaTCTCACATTGGGCCTCATATCAAAACGGTCATAAAGCAAAAGCACCGTAAGTTTTTGAGTTGGTTTCCGTTTCCAAAAAGAAGTGTCCCATTAGATTTTTCGGAAACAATAGCACTGCAGTCTGCGCTACTATTTATGTGTAAATACGGAAATCAAACGGAGGCACACCAAGCCGAACTGAATCACTTTGCCCATTTAATATCAATGGGAACTTAAGGGATTGTCCGGTTGGCAGACACTCTTTCTTCGGTGGGGCCAGCTGTGCTAAAACAAGAAGGAGCTGTACTTAACTGTCTTCAGACCTTACAAATCAGCGCTGCCGTTTGTTTTGGAGGATGACATCACcggcaaactcctggcatcagcactcacatcctgggtgccatgacgCCAGGAGTTCAGAGCTAGGACGCTACAGCGTTCCGGTGATGTCATCCTCCACAATAAACACCGACTACGGCAGGGCTGCAGCACTAGATCGCGGGGGCTGAGGGCAGGCAAGTACTGCTCCGGTTTTTATTTTAGCACAGCTGGACCCATAGTAGAGACGTTTTCTGGTTACCGGTCAGTTTTCCGTTTGGCTGCTCCTCAGACAGAACAGCTAAATGCAAAAACAAagctgcagatgtgaatgagcctttaggtGTACTTCCGGCAGACAACTATTGGCGCCTCGCCTATAGAAGCCAATGAGATTGCAGTGTTCATTATTTCCGAATCGGTTTGGATACAGGAGCcgttctgtatatagtgataacgATTCTGTTTACATGTAAATAATATACATTTTAATGAATTGTATTTAGTCATGGTACATTCAGGAAGTGGatgccaaattttggaaaacattgttatttttgttaaaaaacattttataatCAAGATTTGTTTTGTGCAGCTGATCTAATGACAAGTGCCTTAAATATTACACAATGTGCCATGCTCTGCCAACCAGTATGCCAAAGACTGATGGAAATTGGCCATTTGTCACTTTACAGCTTTTGAGCTTGACGGtaaactgaattaaaaaaaaaaaaaaaaaaaattcctgaaaTAAAGTCATGAACTCGGCTCCTGGTCATTTGGTATCTTTATTAGAGCTGTGATCCCATTCAGTAACTACAGGAGAGGACAAGTGCTTAGGGGCTGGGGCATTATCAGGTCAGTCCAGGAATCCGAGATCTATGGCTTCTGGCAGCTGCGGATGTAGAATACGTGTAGCCAGTCGTTCAATGTCATCCAGGCTGAGAAGAGAGAGACTGCGCTCGTAGTCCTGAAAGAGAGGAAATACAAAAGATTAGATGACTAAAAGGGACTCCACAAGTCTGTGCTCACACGGTGCACCTATGGCTGCTAGAAGATAATCTAGATTGGCCGTGTAAGGCTGCCTACATACAGGGAAGCCTGATATTAGTCCGTGAGACTTCCACTGAGCGTTATGTAGGCTCGAAAATAGAAGGCAGAATCAGTTAGAatttgcttct
Protein-coding sequences here:
- the INVS gene encoding inversin; protein product: MSSPPQGSSLASPVHAAAVTGDKATLLRLVGSSPDLIDQEDQLGRTPLMYSVLGDRRACAEALLRYGALVNRSDRSGRTAVHLAAQTGNHRLLKLLLSRRADCTHRDLRDITALHLSTRHQDTRCLALLLKHTPPGQVDAQDQRKQTALHWSAYYNRPRHVRLLVRHGSNIGIPDQEGKIPLHWAAGHKDPEAALTVRCLLEAAPTESLLNWQDYEGRTPLHLAVGDGNQEVVNLLTSYRGCNVAPYDNLFRTPLHWAALLGHTPIANLLLERNRSPNIPSDSQGATPLHYAAQGNCPDTVRVLLTHLSVRDEADLEGRTAFMWAAGKGSDEVLKVMLELDRELEINRTDKYGGTALHAASLSGQISTVRVLLENRAQVDAADVMKHTPLFRACEMGHREVISTLIKGGAKVHLVDKDGRSPLHWAALGGNANVCQILIENNINPNAQDYEGRTPLQCAAYGGYIGCMEVLMESKADPNIQDKNGRTALHWSCNNGYLDAVKLLLHYNAFHNQMQSTEERYTPLDYALLGGHQEVIQFMLEHGALSIAAIQDIAASKIQAVYKGHKVRRAFRERKNLLMKHEQLRKDAAAKKREGENKRKVRTGQQAKEGQKEEKQVKTPKVVRNQDEGQSANEEQHKESKGARLKEATNKTKLKEHHSQVYQVVQDGKISPRHREICVVPSRTSSRKACNSQSPSSPTLHSEEQYHEDDPVNKRDDSQKCGRHKEKGSNVTTLEKVQPGHKEGRRKSHKEIREGSGSSLRLENSDKDGRKRLLVQEKQASENTNKKDVTQKQIKSTSMQKNKSEDMDIVTQKLGAYNIAEPRSTRRKREPEDLIAPMENTDKCIHSKELSEKQKHQERSLSARTGRRSASGKLSKCEDKKFLGKVHRSASGSHLRGIKHGEIERKIVTCSPASDINFRRSLTIPIPRDSSRLSQSTTDWQQLDIELIPLEARLQLVEREKARKQLFQRKKQAAMVIQRAWRKYRSKKKSKNVKSSHPAHVHLV